A portion of the Acidihalobacter yilgarnensis genome contains these proteins:
- a CDS encoding MinD/ParA family protein produces the protein MSGSPPTRAKVIAVTSGKGGVGKTNISVNLSVALASRRRRVCLFDADTNQANVNILLGLRPTLTLEQVLDGRQRIDDILLKAPGNISVVPAASGIADGTDLDEARRGRLTDALITLEHDFDYLLVDTAAGSSRDVIFFLRAAALVLLVITPEPTSLTNAFSLIRVMRRENIHTPIQVIVNQVADAHEFRAVFRRFKGAVEKYLQCHVDALGHIVTDETVGTAVRIQRPVIFLRYDAPASLCFYELAQQLDRLATDHLPINTGSLSAAVSHSTAKLDTAGMAELHTLDHERVHNLMAHTLEALRTASNLRQEDMAAGINALMNAFTQRFGVMPFPLDRTLYQYLELNGYPADLCRSIVLTLENLYERHEHQPLRDIESSVAKLMADAHDDEPRMAALALHVASSFKRQFNRPPPLSGAAMIESIELGQHAPQTLMRMQHAIEVALQAGPQANHDRIAATPSHGSAS, from the coding sequence ATGAGTGGATCGCCCCCTACCCGTGCGAAGGTGATCGCCGTCACCAGCGGCAAAGGCGGCGTCGGCAAGACCAATATTAGTGTCAACCTATCGGTGGCGCTGGCTAGCCGTCGCCGACGGGTCTGCCTGTTCGACGCTGACACCAACCAAGCCAACGTCAACATCCTGCTTGGGCTCAGACCGACGCTGACACTCGAACAGGTACTTGATGGTCGTCAGCGCATCGATGACATTCTGCTCAAGGCACCGGGCAACATTTCAGTAGTACCGGCCGCCTCAGGTATCGCAGACGGCACCGATCTGGATGAGGCCCGACGGGGACGTCTGACCGACGCACTTATCACCCTGGAACACGACTTTGATTACCTGCTCGTCGACACTGCTGCCGGCTCCAGCCGCGATGTCATTTTTTTTCTACGAGCGGCGGCACTGGTCCTGCTGGTCATCACACCGGAACCCACCTCCCTGACCAATGCCTTTTCGCTGATTCGCGTCATGCGAAGAGAAAATATTCATACCCCGATTCAGGTGATCGTGAATCAAGTCGCCGACGCACACGAATTCCGTGCCGTCTTCAGACGCTTCAAGGGAGCCGTGGAAAAATATCTGCAATGTCACGTCGATGCACTCGGACACATCGTGACGGACGAAACGGTCGGCACCGCCGTGCGTATCCAGAGACCCGTCATATTCCTGCGCTACGACGCGCCTGCAAGCCTGTGTTTTTACGAGCTCGCTCAGCAACTCGATCGCCTCGCTACCGACCATTTGCCGATCAACACTGGGAGTCTCTCGGCCGCCGTCAGCCATTCCACGGCGAAGCTCGACACCGCAGGTATGGCAGAACTTCACACACTCGACCATGAACGTGTCCACAATTTGATGGCACACACCCTGGAAGCGCTGAGAACCGCATCCAATCTCAGGCAAGAGGACATGGCTGCCGGGATCAATGCGCTGATGAACGCCTTTACCCAGCGCTTTGGCGTCATGCCATTTCCACTGGATCGTACGCTTTATCAGTATCTTGAACTGAACGGCTATCCCGCCGATCTTTGTCGATCAATCGTCCTGACACTCGAGAATCTGTATGAGCGTCACGAACACCAGCCCCTGCGCGACATCGAATCATCGGTTGCCAAACTGATGGCAGACGCCCACGATGACGAGCCCCGCATGGCCGCGCTCGCGCTCCACGTCGCCTCAAGCTTCAAACGCCAATTCAACCGTCCACCACCCCTCTCCGGCGCAGCCATGATTGAATCCATCGAGCTGGGACAGCATGCCCCACAAACCCTAATGCGCATGCAACATGCCATAGAAGTAGCGCTACAGGCCGGCCCGCAAGCAAATCACGACAGAATCGCTGCCACTCCTTCACACGGAAGTGCCTCCTGA
- the galU gene encoding UTP--glucose-1-phosphate uridylyltransferase GalU: MSRISKPVRKAVFPVAGMGTRFLPATKANPKEMLPIVDKPLIQYAAEEAVKAGIEVLIFVNGRSKRAIPDHFDKAYELEKELEARGKHKQLELVRNILPPQVSAVYIRQPEALGLGDAVARAQAVVGDEPFAVILADDLIDAGSDGVLKQLVDVYASEQCSVLGVEKVPMSDIHRYGVVAGRAIGNRLWEVDGIVEKPLREDAPSDVGVVGRYILTPAIFEMLKHTPRGAGGEIQLTDAIASLLKHERVLGCELEGVRYDCGDKLGYLKATIQYALKHPELSKDFRAYLESQFATPARSAS, encoded by the coding sequence GTGTCTAGGATCAGCAAACCGGTACGGAAAGCGGTCTTCCCGGTGGCCGGCATGGGTACGCGCTTTCTTCCCGCGACAAAGGCTAACCCGAAGGAAATGCTGCCGATTGTCGACAAGCCGTTGATTCAGTATGCGGCGGAAGAAGCGGTAAAGGCGGGTATCGAGGTGCTGATATTCGTCAATGGACGGAGCAAGCGTGCGATTCCAGATCATTTCGACAAAGCCTACGAGCTAGAAAAGGAACTTGAGGCACGAGGCAAGCATAAACAGCTTGAATTGGTGCGCAACATCTTGCCGCCTCAGGTGAGTGCAGTCTATATCCGTCAGCCGGAGGCGCTTGGGCTTGGTGATGCCGTGGCTCGGGCGCAGGCAGTCGTCGGGGATGAACCGTTTGCAGTCATCCTGGCCGATGATTTGATCGATGCAGGTAGTGACGGGGTACTTAAGCAGCTGGTCGATGTCTATGCCAGTGAACAATGCAGCGTGTTGGGTGTCGAGAAAGTCCCCATGAGTGACATCCATCGCTATGGCGTCGTCGCCGGCCGTGCGATTGGAAATCGTTTGTGGGAGGTCGACGGTATTGTCGAGAAGCCGTTGCGTGAGGATGCGCCTTCGGATGTTGGCGTGGTTGGACGTTATATCCTGACCCCTGCTATTTTTGAGATGCTCAAGCATACCCCGCGGGGTGCGGGTGGCGAAATTCAGCTCACTGACGCGATTGCGTCGCTGTTGAAGCATGAACGGGTGCTCGGCTGCGAACTCGAGGGCGTGCGTTACGATTGCGGCGATAAACTCGGCTACCTTAAGGCAACCATTCAATACGCGCTCAAGCACCCGGAGCTGAGCAAGGATTTCCGTGCTTATCTAGAGAGTCAGTTCGCCACGCCCGCACGATCCGCATCTTGA
- a CDS encoding GGDEF/EAL domain-containing response regulator, with translation MPSQPPKILAVDDEPRLLASLQQLLALNGYEITTASNGRTAIEQLRTNSYDLALIDLKMPDINGQRIMRYVAENDIRTDIIVISGEASFETAVEALRLGAHDFLLKPYAPEQLLKRIDNTIERRRLQSNAIDIQERLKNSEKLHRFLVNTSPDVIYVLNGEGCFTFVNQRIQQLLGFTREELIGKHYTTLVHDDDLELARYAFNERRTGTRATHNLELRLRTKDNNGHTHKSFSTSAMCVELNATGLYSNTGGTRENERRHLGTYGVARDISGRKQAEAIIRYQAYHDLLTGLPNRTLFKDRLSMDIAQAKRVGQMVAVMFIDLDRFKIVNDTLGHVIGDQLLRAVGRRVQTCLREGDTLARLGGDEFVVLLPQIANRESAATVGRKIIDALTPPFVVDQHELFVGASIGIAIFPSDGNTDEELIKNADIAMYSVKNDTRGGYSFYTPKMETKFSQHLDLEMGLRRALTNHEFVIHYQPQFDTDGHAICGIEALLRWQHPERGLLYPGDFIHLAEEVGLIGYMTEWVIDTSIRQMKTWVDAGIAPARMAINLSALDLKRSNLVEEITQALDRHQLAGQYIELEITENLIVQDINIATQRLTALARHGISIAIDDFGTGYSSLSYLHQLPIHTLKIDRSFVQDIVPERSGRSVIDAIIAMGHSLELTIVAEGVETEAQRHWLAQRRCHGMQGYLFSRPLPTEDVARLLEATATRQSLDAVLPGVGRE, from the coding sequence ATGCCATCTCAGCCCCCCAAGATACTCGCCGTCGATGACGAACCCCGACTACTTGCCAGCCTACAGCAGCTGCTAGCGCTCAACGGTTATGAGATCACCACTGCTAGCAACGGCCGCACCGCGATCGAGCAACTGCGCACGAACAGCTACGATCTCGCTCTGATCGACCTGAAAATGCCCGACATCAACGGGCAGCGCATCATGCGCTACGTCGCCGAAAACGATATCCGCACCGATATCATCGTCATCAGCGGCGAAGCCTCCTTTGAGACAGCAGTCGAAGCACTCAGGCTCGGCGCGCATGACTTCCTGCTCAAGCCCTATGCCCCAGAGCAGCTTCTCAAGCGCATCGACAACACCATCGAGCGAAGACGCCTTCAATCCAATGCCATCGACATCCAGGAACGTCTCAAGAATTCTGAAAAACTGCACCGCTTCTTGGTCAACACCTCGCCGGACGTCATCTACGTCCTCAACGGAGAGGGTTGCTTCACCTTCGTTAACCAGCGAATTCAACAATTACTTGGCTTCACCCGCGAGGAACTGATCGGCAAGCACTACACCACATTGGTTCACGATGACGATCTGGAACTGGCGCGTTATGCCTTCAATGAAAGACGTACGGGTACACGCGCCACTCATAACCTTGAACTTCGTCTACGCACCAAGGACAACAACGGGCATACCCACAAGAGTTTTTCGACCAGCGCGATGTGCGTGGAGCTCAACGCTACCGGGCTATATTCGAACACCGGCGGTACCCGCGAAAACGAGCGCCGCCATCTTGGCACCTATGGCGTGGCACGCGATATTTCGGGCCGAAAGCAGGCCGAGGCGATCATCCGCTATCAGGCCTACCATGACCTGCTGACCGGCCTGCCAAACCGGACGCTGTTCAAAGATCGTCTTAGTATGGACATTGCACAGGCCAAACGCGTCGGCCAGATGGTCGCCGTGATGTTTATCGACCTCGATCGATTCAAGATCGTCAACGACACCCTCGGACATGTGATCGGCGATCAACTCCTGCGCGCAGTTGGGCGGCGTGTACAAACTTGTCTACGCGAGGGGGACACGCTTGCCCGCCTGGGCGGTGACGAATTCGTCGTATTACTGCCTCAAATTGCCAACCGCGAAAGCGCAGCTACCGTCGGCCGAAAGATCATCGACGCGCTTACACCACCCTTCGTAGTCGATCAGCATGAGCTATTCGTGGGTGCCAGTATTGGCATCGCCATTTTTCCGAGCGACGGCAACACGGATGAGGAGTTGATCAAGAACGCCGATATCGCGATGTACAGCGTCAAAAACGACACGCGTGGCGGGTATTCGTTTTACACCCCCAAGATGGAAACGAAGTTCTCACAACACCTCGATCTAGAAATGGGCCTGCGGCGGGCGCTCACAAATCACGAGTTCGTGATTCATTACCAACCTCAATTCGACACCGATGGGCATGCCATCTGCGGCATCGAAGCTTTATTGCGCTGGCAACACCCCGAGCGTGGTCTACTCTATCCCGGTGATTTCATTCATCTCGCCGAGGAAGTTGGATTGATCGGTTACATGACCGAATGGGTCATCGACACCAGCATTCGGCAGATGAAGACATGGGTCGATGCCGGTATCGCGCCGGCTCGCATGGCCATCAATCTTTCCGCGCTGGACCTCAAGCGCAGCAATCTCGTCGAGGAGATCACCCAGGCCTTGGATCGGCATCAACTAGCGGGTCAATATATCGAACTCGAGATCACCGAAAACCTGATCGTACAGGACATCAACATCGCCACTCAGCGCCTGACCGCGCTCGCGCGTCATGGCATCAGCATCGCCATTGACGATTTTGGGACCGGATACTCCTCACTGAGTTACCTGCATCAATTGCCGATTCATACACTCAAGATCGACCGCTCATTTGTGCAGGATATCGTCCCCGAACGCTCTGGTCGCTCGGTCATCGATGCCATCATCGCGATGGGTCACAGCCTGGAACTCACAATCGTGGCGGAGGGTGTCGAAACCGAGGCACAGCGCCACTGGTTGGCCCAACGGCGCTGCCATGGCATGCAAGGCTACCTCTTCAGCCGCCCCTTACCAACGGAAGACGTGGCGCGCCTGCTAGAGGCAACCGCCACGCGCCAAAGCCTGGATGCCGTGCTTCCTGGCGTAGGACGAGAGTAA